One window of Triplophysa rosa linkage group LG8, Trosa_1v2, whole genome shotgun sequence genomic DNA carries:
- the fxyd11 gene encoding FXYD domain-containing ion transport regulator 11, producing MSQITALVLFTVLLNLFSQAEANPFVYNYEALRIGGLVFTGLLVAGGVGVLCSGQCKSKRKGNADASNI from the exons ATGAGTCAGATCACAGCACTAGTCCTCTTTACAG TCCTCTTGAACCTCTTCAGTCAAGCTGAAGCAA ATCCATTTGTTTACA ACTATGAGGCATTGAGGATTGGAGGTTTGGTCTTCACAGGCCTGCTTGTAGCCGGAGGGGTTGGAGTTTTATGTT CGGGCCAGTGCAAATCAAAGAGAAA GGGCAATGCAGATGCAAGCAATATCTGA
- the fxyd3 gene encoding phospholemman: MMKTLAFVFLTLWSLVLAEGQQEEEDPFTFDYYRLRVGGLILAAVLCLIGITILLSGHCRCKFNQDKRRRTGSTAQQMLNDTARASEC; the protein is encoded by the exons ATGATGAAGACTTTGGCGTTTGTTTTTTTGACAC TTTGGTCCCTCGTGTTGGCAGAAGGTCAGCAGGAAG agGAAGACCCTTTCACATTTG ATTATTACAGACTTCGGGTTGGTGGTCTGATCCTGGCAGCAGTTCTGTGTCTCATTGGCATAACTATTCTTCTAA GTGGCCACTGTAGATGCAAATTCAACCAGGACAAAAG AAGGAGAACCGGAAGCACAGCCCAGCAGATGCTCAATGACACAG CAAGGGCCAGTGAATGCTAA
- the LOC130557415 gene encoding interferon-induced transmembrane protein 1-like produces the protein MADRDKSENSKLLQPGPPPYQEHFQYPNAGYPPPGSYPSSSGYQGQQYGAPVGPYNQGAYPGQPPVTVQPVVYLTTVPLTNPPPDYLVYSVFTLLCCCLPLGIAALVYSIYTREAIVSGNREVAESNSRTARMLNSIALGIGLTCLIVYIICVIVFNVNAH, from the exons ATGGCGGACAGGGACAAGTCTGAGAATTCAAAGTTGTTACAGCCTGGACCACCACCGTACCAGGAGCACTTTCAGTATCCTAATGCTGGATACCCTCCGCCAGGCAGCTACCCCAGCTCTTCCGGTTATCAGGGTCAGCAATATGGAGCTCCAGTGGGCCCGTACAACCAAGGGGCTTATCCAGGACAACCCCCCGTCACTGTCCAACCGGTGGTTTACTTGACCACCGTCCCACTGACCAATCCACCGCCGGATTACTTGGTTTACTCCGTCTTTACCTTGCTGTGCTGCTGTTTACCTCTGGGCATCGCTGCACTTGTTTACTCCATCTAT ACTCGGGAAGCTATCGTGTCCGGAAACAGGGAAGTAGCAGAAAGCAACTCCAGAACGGCTCGCATGCTCAACAGTATCGCTCTTGGCATCGGCCTCACCTGCCTTATCGTGTATATCATCTGTGTCATTGTTTTCAATGTCAACGCTCATTAA